The Branchiostoma lanceolatum isolate klBraLanc5 chromosome 7, klBraLanc5.hap2, whole genome shotgun sequence nucleotide sequence atggagattttttcatggagatattattttgagtgtgtttgcgtgtgtgtttgcgtgtgtgtatgtttgtgcgtccggatgcttgtagtcagcataactcaagaacgtctggatggattgtaaagatatttggtatgtgggtaggtgttgggagaacaaaggtcaaggttgattttgggccccctggtatgtgacactggaactgctttggcatttttgtcaaaaccttccaaggagaataactgaagtaTAACTGAAcgaaggaacgacagatttccgtgttatttaatatgcaggtagcttggacagagatgtacacaatgaagtgcaaattatgaaattgggacttaatttgcataagttattcGGGAAATCTatttctaggcatgttgtggcagTTCACACCTGTTAGTTTTAAAactgggacaagaattccccattgacccaacagctggtggtcaaaccacaaaagggtatacaaccaaacctgtatacttgtttctattatgtggatagcttaattGTGTAACATACATGGTCTTGAGGCATACGGTAATTAGCGCATTTAGTAGTTAGGATATATGGAGGAGGGGTTTGCATAGATAACCGGGATAATTAAGCAATTGATTGGCTAGTGAGAGTAGCCAATCAGATAGTAACCCATTGTTAGCATAGGCGATGTTGGAAGCTGTGATTGTCTTATGAGTTAGTCGTGATCTTGGATCTCAGGTATGGAGGTTGTATTAGTTGTATCCGTTGTAGACTGTAGCTGTAGTTGTAGAGTAGcttgtagcaaggaggttttatataggaCCATTTATACATCAAACCTCCTAGCTTGTAGTAAGTGTACTTTAGTGTAGTCCGGTATCTTATCTTATTCTCTGTATAAGTCTGACCAAGTCGTCCGATCGGATATTGTAAAGTAGAATAAGTGAGATTCGTTTAGTAACTTCTGTTTAGgcacaaaaaaaatacaatcacAATTCATATCGAACTCGGCTTGGTGTGTGTTGCCTTGCATATAATCCTCCCTAGACCATAGATACCCTAAAAGATagaaagagagatagagaggTAAAGCAGCACCTTTCGATTCTTACAATTGTtacttgaaatggtgataatgcaagtcagaatctaatttgcataattaggggggcattttataaacccacccAAGCTTTTCAAGGAAGCTGAACGCCCATCAACTATCAGCACAGTTGTGGCCACGGATTTCTCCAAGGCCTTTGACAGGGTCCATCATAACACTGTTGTTGACAAGCTCCTGTCCAAGGGCTTAAGACCAGAGTTGGTGCCGTGGGTGTGTAGTTTCATCTCCGGCAGGAGACAGCGTGTGCGCTACCACCAGTCCCTGTCCAACTGGGAATCATTATCGTGTGGAGTTGCTCAGGGGACTCTCCTTGGCCCTATTCTGTTCTTGGTCCTCATCGATGATGCTGCAAGCGACACAACCCATCCTGTCTGGAAATATGTCGATGACATGAACTTGCTGGAGACAAGAACACTTTGCGAGCTTCCCACCCTACAGAATGCCCTTGATGACCTGAACCTGTGGACACAAAGGAACTACATGCTGTTGAATGGTGGAAAATGTCTGACCATGCACGTGACTTTCGCCAGAAATCCACCTCAACCACCTCCTCTCCGAATCGACGATACTGAGCTGGCTGTCGTCCCGAGTCTTAAAGTCTTACCATCCAGAGCGACCTCCACTGGGACAAACAGGTGAACAACATGGTAGCGAAATCAGGCAGAAAACTCTTCCTCCTCAAACGACTGAAGAAGTTCAACCTACCTCAATGTGACTTGGTAGCAATCTATATTGGCTACATCAGGCCAATATTGGAGTATGCCGTCCCCGTCTGGTCCTCCGGCCTGACCAAGCGCCAGTCTGACCAATTAGAACGGTTGCAGAAAAGGGCGTGTCGCACCATCATGGGCAATGGCTACACCGGTTATCAACATGCACTTGAACACCTCGGACTTTCAACTCTCGCCACCAGACGTGAACATTTGTGTCTCAAGTTCGCTAGATCCCTGATGGACTCTGAGTTTAGGGACTGGCTACCACCACAAGAGGCCCAGATCACTGGCAGAGTGACAAGGAACAATCACAAACTGAACTGTCCGAAAGTAAAAACTAACCGGTACTTGAACTCCTGCATTCCATACATGACCCGCCTTATCAACAAGTATGATCAGTGActtgtttttttcctgtaaaTGTGTCAAACCTTGTATGTAACAAgatacacttattttaaatatGCCAGTTTTAAGGTCTTAAGAATACGCAAGATATCGGTCAGTATTGCGCCGTCTATTTTGATTGACtaattgattgacatgtttgtaaattgactgactgattgaatgatatatttgtaaattggttttaattcagtggcaacactgcgatttccaataaagttatcttgtatcttgtatcttgttcaatggtacgacagttcaaaaatgcaacatatgttgtaactgagaaataaagggacattgatagataaaagctaTGCAAATAAaagctatgcaaataaagacctaatttgcataattaatgagaaaatacagtaATTCCActttggtagataactggaatttcatacttgtggcatttggaagtatgACAGTGGACATAGTTGgatatgaattatgtaaatgtgtgccTAATATGCATAATATATTTTTggtggagatttgaggtctccaaactcttgttacaGTTTGCATAACGTTACACAATAATCGTAAAACACGTTTATATACAAGTACGGATTTTTCATCAttgacttcgccaagaagtctatgttttgatgcttgtctgtgtgtctgttagtgaacagaataagtcgagaacgcctggatggattgttgtcgtatttggtgtgttgatgtgtatgtgggaaatctcaagatgattagattttgggcgaagtactttgcataattaacgagaaaagtgtaaaaatgtgttatattgtatgcttgagTATATGTTATGGCTAGGACGTGtggcggtgttgtttcgaggggtcaaggataagtggtaggggtcGTAGGGGTGgtagttgtcatgtgggaggcaggaaacttaATAGTTGCTgagacaaattggcttgtcactcaaGGCAGTGGTATGAGAATGGTAGCAGCATGGCAGAtagtggtgtggaatttggtggaagcagaccaaaattggatatacactgccttacagaagaacaatcagtagtcgtgtgtcacagcatggggataggacggtgttcagggtaggtgagttaaccatgttatatagggaaggaagaggtgatttattagtatacgtatactgtatggtgtacatgtagtatggatacgtattgctgaagaagtatttgatgaagggtggatgtaatataaatagatatcaactatacaaatgaagacctcatttgcatagttaatgagaaaatactataactcaaggtggccttaatggatggtcatgatttttggtatgtaacgttagatagcttacgtgatgctttgtatgattggatgatgattatgcaaatcagattcttatttgcataattaattaggtaattttaaaaacccgctgtgttccatgatatgactattcaaatatgtgtcatttgtaaccgaggaagataggaatgttgatagatagaaaatatgcaaatgtaggcctaatttgcataatttgcataagtactataattccatactagtaaatgacggacggcaatttcatacttgtggcatttggaagttgtgtgaatgtggacaccattgaatcaattatgctaataaggacctcattagcattattgataaatgttagcataacattctttgttaagctcatactttggacaacttatgttatttgggtgaagacgatcaactggtatgatttataattgatgagaaacactcctaatacgttagtcatatttaggttaaaatcatttggcgaaggtatgaggtcgtagaactcttgtttcaacatgtgcaaatgcctttttatggcatctagaacgaTTTGGAACTGAGCGATGGAACTGAGAGAAGTTTGCGACATATTGCCCTATTTTCGGTATAATGACCATTGCTGAAgggttaaaaaaaatcttgtttttcatttcaagaTCAGGCGAAATCAATGCACgccctgatgtcatccataaactttacttgctgtggccaagGACATTACTGTAGCTTACCGCTATAACGCGATGTTAACTCAAATCTGGGCCCCTGAAATCCTTTTGCTTTGTGGCCGAATAATTTTGTCCTAATCCGTACCGAAGACGTGACGTCTCACATGGTCACATGACGCACAGAGAGTGACTTTCTTTGTACCTAATCTGAGCATGCGCACTATGCGTGTGCTGTTCACATGgggccaagatggcggctttGTCGTGTTGTTGTTCGGAAGGATTAACAGCAGAGTGATTCAATCAACTCTAATTGGCTTTCAGACAGTATGGAAGTATCTGTGATGTTGATGCTTCCTAACTAAAGAAAATGCCCGTCCTCTGACGCTTTACGTTTCTCTGCATTGGCGATACGGTGATACATATAGCGGGATATacaagcacccccccccctctgatATCTAACTCGTACAACCTCCTGTCCTGGGTTCACAGTACGGAACGGATTCCAGGTAAATGCTTCCATCTTCTTAGTCAGGTTACAATAAGAATAtgtaacatacatatatattgttACAACGGTTTTGTTTTTCCCTCAGCCCCAGGGCTGGTGCCGTCTGCCTGCTGTAACCATGGCGGGAGCGGAGTCCTTCACGGCCGACAGCCATCCGGCCAGCATGGGAGACCGTCCCAGGAGAAACGTTGTCCAGAAAAGTTTGGTGAGTTGAATAATACTCTAGAGAAAGTACCAGTATGTTATGGGTGCCGTTAGTCCCAATGCACCGATAACATTATACTGTATCTTATACCGTTTGGTGAGATTTTTGGTGATACATGTATCGCGGGTAaacaggcgctgccttcctcgACTGAAGATGGTATCCAGGTAAATTTATGGTGGgtaacctggtcaccagtctctacgggtcggcgtTCTACAGGGCTCAGTCTGCTAACGTTGGCTTGTTTCTATCAGCCTGTCTTTTTAACTGGCACTCCCAGCAGATACCAGGGAGCTCCCGTTGGTGGAATGTGTTCGCttttagtgctgcgtacctggacctgatccggaTACTCATGCCCATAGCCAGGGggacaaccccccccccccacacacacacacacgctcgaAGGTCCCCTTTTtcatttccaaaatgtttttttagggCGGACtgatttgtatcaccagcggggctggaatcctagaaaaactgccaACCTTGTCATTGAATGATGAGAAACCCTGTGGTTTACAAGTCAGCATTATACTTGTTCAGGCCCGGGAGCAGAGCGTGTTACTCCTCAAAAAGGGACTTTCACGCCAGCCATGAAACTGGTGGTCCGCTGTGAGCCACGCTCCCGGCCATACGCGACCCTCTGTCAGTCAAAAGAGTGTCGCCTGCTACAAAATGGCAAAAGAAAGCAAGTCATTTTCGGTGGGAAGTTCTTCTCCTCCTTGGTGATATCGATCAGTAAAATTGTAAATATCTGTTAATTTTCCAGTTCCTGATCGGCTGTTGAAAAGGTGTCACAGTGATAGAGTGCATCTTATTTTTACACCGCATGCTTGTTGTTTCCCCAGATAAAAAAAAGCtgagaaaaaaatcccacaaaaacgtaCTAGTTTCAGATTGAGATCGTTGTAGCTACGTAGGAATAAATATAACAGATATAACAGAATGTTAACGGTCGTGACCATGCCAACATTGCCTTGGAAAAATATGTGAGTTGGGGGAGGGTCCTGTTTTCTGTGCAGTGTTACAtcacttcgctcagcaatattttagatttccgccaaatgaaaccccacaaaaatgCGAAAATGTAGGCTTCAGCTCAGTATTCTTTTGAGCAAAAATTTAGCAGAATCCCGGCGGCTTCCTTAATTGACATTGTTTCTTGATTTCCAAGACTTTAAaaccccggttacacatagccaaacatggccTCTATCTCGACTCTCCAcagaccatggttaggagtgattcgggagctggGTCGGCTGGCATTCGGCTGAGTCGACTGAttttcggctgagtcggctggtgtttggCTGCGCCAGCTGAatgttgtaaaaatgtaaaatattcggctctggacggtgggtctggaatgggttggctggtgttcggcgcggtcggctagtgttcggctggtattcggagtaagtcagcagtaaaattggaACCTTAACCACGCTAGAACCACTGCTGacctactcccaactagtttccaacctacccatgactaaccccaaggccgtagacacaTCTTTGTTTCATTTCCACCCAGGTGACTACTATCAGAAAGTCATATCAAGATCGAAAtaatttctggccgccatattttTTGAGGTCTGCCATATTTTTTGAGGTCTGCATGGGAAACTTCTTTATACTTTTTATGTTTATTGTATTTGAGGTTCAAAAACACTCAGATGTATACAACTATATTGCAAGTATTATGACttgatgatgataaaattatGCTATGGTATAATCTATGACCAAGAAACACCCACGTTTTATTGAtaattatcacatggccagatggcgtcgaccaatcagaagcctccattgcccacgataagtggtctgttatcacgccataacacaccacttattgacgtcatgtcataacaaaaccgttgcattttgtggatgggggtatattttttatgaatctttttcttaaccttgtttaaaatatttttattgctttaaaattcccaaaaatgtcgGTAGAATACAtaaagaatacatgaaaaaaggaaaaaaagattcaattcaagtaagattcaaacggaaggactaaaaacaatatttttcacacccctgccgtcaaagtggaaccggcccagatcagaCGACGTTTGAATCGTCTCCTCGATCGTTATGGacagagtaccacagtttttcgcaGAGGAACTGTGAGACGCCGatttagagtcagttttcgggtcatgggaagttggggaagacgcccaggaacatgcttcagcagttgaggggcaaggaagctgacgagtgtgaccaacaagaagcagcgggcacacagagtcccctcctcactcatcacattgtatttcccgaagtagcaaatcttggcagacaaagacatcgcccatgaaacctcctacgtttctacccaagagggCCCCAGGCctgtatgttcacgtttctgaggggttttacctggcgaaaattaaaaatattgccggcaaagcgatgtcgtcttgttcaaaacaaacgcccccctccccagagcCCAAGTCACGGACACGAAACttccccaaaccgatgtgttggcatcgaaagaattacggtcaaaatcgctcagattcttacaggtttgtacctacaatgatctcggctcgatatgtgtacgcttctgtgggattttttttccggcttgagcaataattgtccggggaaactacaagcaaaggggaggtaaacatgcacgattcttaccacacctaggcgtctaacaacccgtcaatttataaccgtgtgggctctAAGACAAGTCAcagcttgtttacattggataagatgaagatcatatgtacaatggattgattttacgtgtattaaataaagaatctatgtattatacagaaatttgtctctcttatatgggtcagtttggataggctatgtgataataacgttaatgacccgcctgttcctcggtgtatatggtgtcataatgcctggtcatgtgctataaccaccggtGGTTATGGAACATGaccatgcaattttacatgtaacaggaaaaaaatgttttagcaggaaaaaaaatattttagcacacatatgccatgggttcaggtcctgACTTTAACCCTGGACCTGAACTtaaacctaaacctctggatttgaagccggacctgaacctgaacacgggtttaggtacacagctctattcgCTTTACTGAGTTTACACGCAACAGGGCGATGTGTCCTGGAACACTCCCATCGCCCATCCTATCATGACCTAATATGAATAGGGaagacgacaaaaacacctacCCTTCAGGCTTGGTGCAGTGAACAGTGTTCCTGttgtccatgaaaaatggagatatatagttttgtctgtgtgtgtgtttgtgtttccgcactactgtcgtcagcataactcaagaacctcttcatggattacgatgatatttggaatgtgggtgggtgttatgAAGcagaaattcaaggtcgattttgggccccctagtatgtgaccttggtactgcagcaggacttccgtttttgtatcttttgctatggtcttgttatctccatgaaaaatggagatattgttatctccatgaaaaatggacatatagttttgggtgtgtctgtgtgtctgttagtttgtttgtgtttccgcaccactccagtcagcataactcaagaacctcttgatggattgcgatgatatttggtatgtgggcaggtgttgtgaagtcgaaattcaaggttgattttgtgccccctggtatgtgaccttggtactgcagcagaaattccatttttgtatctcttgacctggacatgctatggtcttgattttttggtggcagatagcttgtggtgtaataaagacgtggtgtgggtttgggccccctagcagcttgctctggaactgcaggggcgttatcttgacaatcttctaaggagaataactcagcaagcagggtgcgaaatccttttttgagccaggttgcccaccTTGCCCGGTGGGCAACCTGGGGGaaaagctaggttgcacatcaaaatttcaggttgccccacctaccTTCACCATTGTCGGTGACATCAAAAATGACATCGTTCGGGAGTTtgggattttcgaaaaaattgggcataggttccccggctggcccctatccgggggccacggtgcctcaagttcaacaagttgaaaaatacacaatggtattttttttacttggaacaaggcaagtaatgattcacataaccttgaatgataagtaaatagataactctaaaacttatctattcactaacatcctggaaagtaatttgaaaaaaaatattcatgcaaacttatatactgtcagaagtaaacaccaaaacagtatagtatttcaaattagttttgtatattttttttacaacaacaacaatacaacaacaatacaacaacaataaaggaaAATTACTTAATTTTGCCCCTACAAATAAACTAGTAACTGTGTTGGaatcattatcaaactttaatGAACCTGCAGTGTCAAACTCATCTACATGACAGAGTAgtgtcctcatttacatgagaaaGTACCTCATTCACATGAGACAGTACCTCATTTGTATGAAagagtaccttatttgcatgtttggaaGACCTCATGCAACagtacctcatttacatgaaaagtagctcatttgcatgttcagGAGACTTGAAGGGTACACCGCATggtgaccatgttgatttgacgaCACTGCCGACGGCAGTTTATTCGCCTTTTTCCAGCActaatttcacgatctatgaacaggtttggatggtttagaacaaaaaggtgttgatttctgtgtttcaattgaaaatttaccgaattttatgaaagtgacaatttgtttttgtgagcttactCGGCTCAAATTGGGTTCTCAGGCTTCATAATCTTGGGTTGCGCACTGCGCTAGCTGCGTGTGGAAATTAGTTGCGCCAAGCAAAATGTGCTTGCGCGGCTCAAGTGCGCAActgggtatttcgcaccctggcaagggaacgatggatttccatgatatttagtatacaggtagcttagacagaaatgtacataatggagtgcaaattatgttaattaggacttaatttgcataactaatgaggaaaatctatatttgcagtgttttccatcatcagactcaaatacttgtaatgtatgtagtttatggaaagtggattatcaacagataccaattaagcaaataaatgacttatttgcataattaatgcacaacaccatatctcatctatttggaaaataataggactgtcaatatgatacttagtatgcaggtagcttagatagagatatacataatgaagtgcaaattatgctaattgtgacttaatttacatagctaatgaggaaaatctatatttgcagtgttttccattatcagactcaaatacatgtaacatatgtagtttatggaaagtggagcatcaacagataccaattataattaatgcaaaacaccataattcatctaattggaaaattataggactgtgaatattgcaacatgtgtaagttagttaaaggtgtttatgaccaagcatatattatgcaaatgtgtaagtcatttgcatgaataggattgttcatggagatatgaggttgtggaactcttgttatctccatgaaaaatggagatatagttttgggtgtgtctgtgtgtttgtttgtttgtctgtctgtctgtctgtctgtttgtctgtttgtgtttccgcactactgtagtcagcataactcaagaacctcttgatggattacgatgatatttggtatgtgggcaggtgttgtgaagccaaagttcaaggtcgattattggccccctggtatgtgaccttggtactgcagcagaacttcaatttttgtatcttttgacctggacgtgctgtggtcttgattttttggtggcagatagcttgtgatgtaataaagaggtggtgcaggtttgggccccctagcagcttcctctggaactgcaggggcgttatcttgaaaatcttctaaggagaataactgaacaaaggaacaacagatttccatgatatttagtatgcaggtagcttagatagagatataaacaatgaagtgcaaattatgctaattgggacttaatttgcatagctaatgagcaaaatctatatttgcagtgttttccattatcagactcaaatacatgtaacatgtagtttatggaaagtggagcatcaacagataccaattatgctaataaattccaaatttgcataattaatgcacaaacaccataattcatctaattggaaaattacaggactgtcaacatgtgtaagttagataaaggtgtttatgaccaagcatatattatgcaaatgtgtaagtcatttgcatgaatagaattgttcatggagatatgaggtcgtggaactcttgtttgtagaGTTTTTCAGAGGACTGATGagagtctgcatgggggatcaTGCTTAGCGGTAGATTTAGGAACTCAGCTGGCAGTGCTTAATCTAAAACTATTATAAAAGTGTCTAGTATCACATGGTTACTTCCGGGTACACTCGCGTCAGTCTTACGTGTTCATTCGGGGAGTACCCTGAAACCGGCATATGCCGGGGCTCACAATCACATACAGATCATGCATGTCGAACCCGGCATATGCCGGGTGCCGCACTACGAGGGTTAACATACAGGAAattgaaaaatatatcataaacatctactctcatctcccaaataaacataccccccggaatagacataccccctggaaattaaccaaatttacagataaactgtgtccatgctacttttgtctgagggaaagaagatgatattATTAAGCAGGTAACTGTaggttttctttattcatttatgcctatCTGAAGATCATACCAGTAAAGTGTATAAATactgaacagaataactgtacacatcttgttcaaattataatcttcCTTGCCtcttcaagaaataaaaataataaaaatagtagtaatgttgaaaaattgggcatacatatgcatgtaggTTCACCCGCTATGACcgctaaccgggggccaacggtgctttcaaattcaacaagtgaaaatgtacatgatacatgcattttctacttgaacttgaagcaagtgatcaaggaaaattgttgtatatactgacatataacttggatgggcaacactttcaaagtctactcttttttatacaaatatatcaacatttagaacatgaacagaaaattacaatatcctgaatatatggtcatcacaggtaacgttattacttatttgtaaaagccatagagaaaaggaagaactatgacatgtatatgaatcACTAT carries:
- the LOC136438731 gene encoding uncharacterized protein — its product is MVAKSGRKLFLLKRLKKFNLPQCDLVAIYIGYIRPILEYAVPVWSSGLTKRQSDQLERLQKRACRTIMGNGYTGYQHALEHLGLSTLATRREHLCLKFARSLMDSEFRDWLPPQEAQITGRVTRNNHKLNCPKVKTNRYLNSCIPYMTRLINKYDQ